The following coding sequences lie in one Anaerobranca gottschalkii DSM 13577 genomic window:
- a CDS encoding acyl-CoA dehydrogenase: MNFSFSKEHQMLQTMYREFAEKEVKPLAHHVDEAEEFPVETVKKLARYGFLGIPFPKEYGGQGGDNLAYAMAVEELSKVCATTGVIVSAHTSLCANPIYMFGTEEQKQKYLVPLAKGEKLGAFGLTEPNAGTDAGNQQTTAVLDGDNYILNGTKIFITNAGYADIYIVMAMTDKSAGVKGISAFIVEAGTPGFTIGKKEAKLGIRGSATCELIFENCVIPKENLLGKEGQGFKIAMQTLDGGRIGIAAQALGIAQGALDETVKYVKERKQFGKPLSFFQNTQFQLADMHTKVEAARLLVYKAAFHKDNGLPHSKEAAMAKLYAAETAMEVTVKAVQLHGGYGYTREYPVERMMRDAKITEIYEGTSEVQRMVIAANLLK; encoded by the coding sequence ATGAATTTTAGTTTTTCTAAAGAACATCAAATGTTACAGACAATGTACAGAGAATTTGCTGAAAAAGAGGTAAAGCCTTTAGCCCATCATGTAGATGAGGCAGAAGAGTTTCCAGTAGAAACTGTGAAAAAATTAGCTAGGTATGGTTTTTTAGGTATTCCTTTTCCAAAGGAATATGGTGGACAAGGTGGAGATAATCTAGCTTATGCTATGGCGGTAGAAGAACTATCTAAAGTTTGTGCTACTACAGGAGTAATTGTTTCTGCCCACACTTCACTATGTGCTAACCCAATTTACATGTTTGGAACAGAAGAGCAAAAACAAAAATATCTTGTTCCATTGGCAAAAGGGGAAAAATTAGGAGCCTTTGGTTTAACAGAGCCTAATGCCGGTACCGATGCAGGTAACCAACAAACAACTGCAGTTCTAGACGGAGATAATTACATTTTAAATGGTACTAAAATCTTTATTACCAATGCTGGTTATGCAGATATTTACATTGTTATGGCTATGACTGATAAATCTGCAGGGGTAAAGGGTATTTCTGCATTTATTGTTGAAGCTGGTACTCCAGGATTCACCATTGGCAAAAAAGAAGCTAAGTTAGGTATCAGAGGTTCAGCTACTTGTGAGTTAATCTTTGAAAATTGCGTAATTCCTAAAGAAAATCTACTAGGTAAAGAAGGTCAAGGTTTCAAAATTGCTATGCAAACTTTAGACGGTGGTAGAATTGGTATAGCTGCTCAAGCTCTAGGTATTGCTCAAGGTGCTTTAGATGAAACGGTTAAATACGTAAAAGAGAGAAAACAATTTGGCAAACCTCTAAGTTTCTTCCAAAATACCCAATTCCAATTAGCTGATATGCATACAAAAGTTGAAGCCGCTAGACTTTTAGTCTATAAAGCAGCTTTCCATAAAGATAATGGCTTACCACACAGTAAAGAAGCTGCTATGGCTAAGTTATATGCAGCAGAAACTGCTATGGAAGTAACTGTAAAAGCAGTACAATTACATGGTGGATACGGTTACACGAGAGAATATCCAGTAGAAAGAATGATGAGGGATGCGAAAATAACTGAAATTTATGAAGGAACTTCTGAAGTTCAAAGAATGGTTATTGCCGCTAACCTGTTAAAATAA
- a CDS encoding ABC transporter ATP-binding protein: MEVIIKAMEVKKEYLTGKNKTLAINNISFDVFKGEKLAITGPSGCGKTTLLNILGLIVKPTSGNIIIDSKEISSFKERERARYRNKYFGYIVQDFALIEEFTVYENIEIPLLYTSEKVPRSRRRKLISELLTQVGLEVKINEKVKNLSGGQRQRVAIARAIVNDPEIILADEPTGSLDSKTGEEIMTILDNLVQLGKTLILITHDNGLAQSCDRQIKLLDGKITEII, translated from the coding sequence ATGGAAGTTATTATAAAAGCTATGGAAGTAAAAAAAGAATACCTTACTGGTAAAAATAAAACTTTAGCAATAAATAATATCTCCTTTGATGTCTTCAAAGGGGAAAAACTCGCTATAACTGGACCTTCCGGTTGTGGTAAAACAACTTTGCTTAATATATTAGGGTTAATTGTAAAACCAACTTCTGGCAACATAATCATAGATTCTAAAGAAATATCAAGTTTTAAAGAAAGGGAAAGGGCTAGATATCGAAATAAATATTTTGGCTATATAGTTCAAGACTTCGCTTTAATAGAAGAATTTACCGTTTACGAAAATATTGAAATTCCCCTTTTATATACATCTGAAAAAGTTCCTAGAAGTAGAAGGAGGAAACTAATCTCAGAGCTTTTAACACAAGTAGGTTTAGAAGTTAAAATTAACGAAAAGGTTAAAAATTTATCAGGAGGTCAAAGGCAAAGGGTAGCTATAGCTAGAGCTATTGTAAATGACCCTGAAATCATTTTAGCCGATGAACCAACTGGTTCTCTTGATTCTAAGACAGGGGAAGAAATTATGACAATTTTAGATAACTTAGTCCAATTAGGAAAGACATTGATATTGATTACCCACGATAACGGCTTAGCCCAGTCCTGTGATCGACAAATCAAATTATTAGACGGAAAAATTACGGAAATAATATAA
- a CDS encoding thioesterase family protein has translation MEFNLTVGMNAKVEKVVGEVDTAQAFGSGGVKVFATPLMIGLMENAALKAVDPHLPEGFATVGTHLDVKHLAATPVGMTVWAVAELLEIEGKRLLFKVEAFDQLEKIGEGIHERYIIKLDKFLEKAVNKGK, from the coding sequence ATGGAATTTAATCTAACTGTTGGTATGAATGCCAAAGTGGAAAAAGTGGTAGGGGAAGTAGATACTGCCCAGGCCTTTGGCAGTGGAGGAGTTAAAGTTTTTGCTACACCATTGATGATAGGCTTGATGGAAAATGCTGCATTAAAGGCTGTAGATCCTCACCTTCCCGAAGGATTTGCTACCGTTGGAACCCATCTAGATGTCAAACATTTAGCAGCTACCCCAGTGGGTATGACGGTATGGGCTGTAGCAGAGCTTTTGGAAATTGAAGGGAAAAGATTATTATTTAAGGTTGAAGCCTTTGACCAGTTAGAGAAAATAGGTGAAGGAATCCATGAAAGGTATATCATTAAATTAGATAAGTTTTTAGAAAAAGCTGTTAATAAAGGAAAGTAA
- the mutT gene encoding 8-oxo-dGTP diphosphatase MutT, giving the protein MRGNITIQPSRLNERNKELEVCAAIIIEGDRILIAQRPLGDSLENLWEFPGGKVEKGETPEQTLKREIFEELGIEILVGDFFGENTHNYGDKVVKIKSYLCSIVSGQPTEKFHQKVSWVSVEGLNEYLFAPADIPFIRKIQSYFID; this is encoded by the coding sequence ATGAGAGGGAATATTACTATACAGCCATCAAGATTAAATGAAAGGAATAAGGAGTTAGAAGTTTGTGCCGCTATCATAATAGAAGGGGATCGGATACTAATTGCCCAAAGACCTTTAGGGGATTCTTTAGAAAATTTGTGGGAATTTCCAGGAGGAAAGGTTGAAAAGGGTGAGACCCCTGAACAAACTTTAAAAAGGGAGATTTTTGAAGAATTGGGAATTGAAATCTTAGTAGGAGATTTCTTTGGAGAAAATACCCATAATTACGGGGACAAGGTGGTTAAAATAAAAAGTTATTTATGTTCTATCGTTTCAGGGCAACCTACAGAAAAATTTCATCAAAAGGTCAGTTGGGTTTCCGTCGAAGGACTAAATGAATACCTTTTTGCCCCCGCAGATATACCTTTTATAAGAAAAATTCAGAGTTATTTTATTGACTAA
- a CDS encoding sodium-dependent transporter, giving the protein MEKREQWGSRLGFIFAAAGSAIGLGNIWRFPTRVGENGGGAFVLIYLLIMFAIGIPVMISEFVVGRKGQKNIVGSFTSIKKTPLWYGVGFMGVLSGFLILSFYSVIAGWGVSYIFKFITGTFSGNVDTESIFVGLITNPTQPLFWHLVFMAMTTFIVLKGIGDGIEKYSKLLMPTLLGLLVLLAIRALTLDGAWEGVIWYLKPDFSEIKADTILASLGQVFFSLSLGMGAMITYGSYLSKKEDIPGNAVLISLADLLIAVLAGFIIIPAVFAFGLEPGAGAGLVFMTLPAVFGAMPFGNFFGFLFFVLLTIAALTSAISLLEVVVAYFIDEVKWDRKKAALIVGTIIFLMGIPVSLSQGGITIANIDFLDLFDKITSLVFLPLGGLMTVIFVGWVWGGKNALEEIRQEGVKFELGNAWLFLIKYVLPIVLLYILISGLFL; this is encoded by the coding sequence ATGGAAAAACGGGAACAGTGGGGTTCAAGGTTAGGTTTTATTTTCGCTGCAGCAGGTTCTGCCATTGGATTAGGTAATATTTGGCGTTTCCCGACAAGGGTTGGGGAAAACGGTGGAGGAGCTTTTGTACTAATTTATTTATTAATTATGTTTGCCATCGGTATCCCTGTTATGATTTCTGAATTCGTTGTAGGTAGAAAAGGGCAGAAAAATATAGTAGGGTCCTTTACTTCTATCAAAAAAACTCCCCTTTGGTATGGAGTTGGATTTATGGGAGTTTTATCAGGATTTTTAATCTTAAGCTTTTACTCTGTAATAGCCGGTTGGGGTGTAAGTTACATTTTTAAATTCATAACTGGTACTTTTTCTGGCAATGTAGATACAGAATCAATATTTGTAGGATTAATAACTAATCCAACTCAGCCACTATTTTGGCACTTAGTATTTATGGCTATGACAACATTTATAGTGTTAAAAGGAATTGGTGATGGTATAGAAAAATACAGTAAACTCCTAATGCCTACCCTTTTGGGTTTGCTTGTTCTATTGGCAATAAGGGCTCTAACTTTAGATGGAGCTTGGGAAGGAGTTATCTGGTACTTAAAACCAGATTTTAGCGAAATCAAAGCAGATACCATTTTAGCTTCACTAGGGCAAGTATTCTTTAGCTTAAGTTTAGGTATGGGTGCAATGATCACCTATGGTAGTTATCTTTCTAAAAAAGAAGATATCCCTGGCAATGCGGTGTTAATTTCCCTTGCCGATCTACTAATCGCAGTATTGGCCGGTTTTATCATCATCCCAGCGGTATTTGCCTTTGGCTTAGAACCTGGAGCTGGTGCTGGTTTAGTGTTTATGACTTTACCTGCAGTTTTTGGTGCGATGCCCTTTGGTAATTTCTTTGGCTTCTTATTCTTCGTTTTATTAACTATAGCTGCTTTAACTTCTGCAATTTCCCTCCTCGAGGTTGTAGTAGCTTACTTTATTGATGAAGTTAAATGGGATAGAAAAAAGGCAGCTTTAATAGTTGGAACAATTATTTTCTTAATGGGTATTCCTGTATCTTTATCCCAAGGTGGAATCACTATCGCTAATATCGACTTCTTAGATCTGTTTGATAAAATTACTTCTTTAGTTTTCTTACCCCTTGGTGGTTTAATGACCGTTATCTTTGTCGGTTGGGTCTGGGGTGGTAAAAATGCCCTTGAAGAAATTCGCCAAGAAGGAGTTAAGTTTGAACTTGGTAATGCATGGTTATTCTTAATTAAATATGTACTACCAATAGTTCTACTTTATATACTAATAAGTGGTTTATTCCTATAA
- a CDS encoding electron transfer flavoprotein subunit alpha/FixB family protein, with translation MNLQDYKGVWVYVEQRDGVLEKVSLELICKGREIADKLETEVTAVLLGDNVQGLAEELIYYGADTVKVYEHKLLKKYTTEPYTKVLAHAINEGKPEIMLIGATTIGRDLAPRVAARVHTGLTADCTSLDIDPETKNLLMTRPAFGGNIMATIICPDHRPQMSSVRPGVMPLKEMDKTRAGKVHVETPQLSEADINVEIVEEVKEKKAKVRIEDANVLVSGGRGLGKKEGFEVLGQLADRLGGMVSASRAAVDAGWMDKNHQVGQTGKTVRPHLYIACGISGAIQHVAGMEESEFIIAINSNPEAPIFEVADLGIVGDVNKILPALLEELK, from the coding sequence ATGAACTTACAAGATTATAAAGGTGTTTGGGTTTATGTTGAGCAAAGGGATGGCGTTTTAGAGAAGGTTTCTCTAGAGTTAATTTGCAAAGGTAGAGAAATTGCAGATAAATTAGAAACAGAAGTTACAGCAGTATTATTAGGCGATAATGTACAAGGATTAGCTGAAGAGTTAATTTACTATGGTGCTGATACTGTAAAGGTATATGAACACAAGTTATTGAAAAAATATACAACTGAGCCTTATACAAAGGTATTAGCCCATGCCATCAATGAAGGAAAACCTGAAATTATGTTAATTGGTGCAACTACCATAGGTAGAGACTTAGCACCTAGGGTTGCAGCTAGGGTTCACACAGGACTAACTGCTGATTGTACATCTTTAGATATTGATCCTGAAACTAAAAACTTGTTAATGACAAGACCTGCCTTTGGTGGTAACATTATGGCAACTATCATTTGTCCAGATCACAGACCACAAATGTCTTCTGTTAGACCTGGTGTAATGCCTTTAAAAGAAATGGATAAAACTAGAGCTGGTAAAGTCCATGTAGAAACTCCTCAATTATCAGAGGCAGATATTAATGTTGAAATAGTAGAAGAAGTTAAAGAAAAGAAAGCAAAAGTTAGAATTGAAGATGCTAATGTCTTAGTTTCTGGTGGTAGAGGTTTAGGTAAAAAAGAAGGTTTTGAAGTTCTAGGACAGTTAGCCGACAGACTAGGTGGAATGGTATCTGCTTCTAGGGCAGCGGTAGATGCAGGTTGGATGGATAAAAACCACCAAGTTGGTCAAACAGGAAAAACTGTAAGACCTCACCTTTACATCGCCTGCGGTATATCTGGTGCCATTCAGCACGTAGCTGGTATGGAAGAATCTGAGTTTATCATTGCTATTAACTCAAATCCTGAAGCTCCAATTTTTGAAGTAGCTGATTTAGGTATTGTAGGAGATGTTAACAAAATTCTTCCTGCATTACTTGAAGAATTAAAGTAA
- a CDS encoding LysM peptidoglycan-binding domain-containing protein, with the protein MKRKLAKNRSMHEVASPLAQNVRPPAPPAHCSGFIYTVQKGDSLFLIAQRFQIPLQQLIAANPQIPNPALIFVGQRICVPTKKPHPPHPPMPPHPPHPPTPPHPPEPVAVEFLGSDGKPLPVVEGGVRLARHTIIRARFPMHVNEGFLFFTPASQPFNQTRLIEAKKVQRTNIIEFHWQVPSNIRGTVFVIGCEGTFCRRSRDFNVISQ; encoded by the coding sequence GTGAAAAGAAAGTTAGCTAAAAATAGATCCATGCATGAAGTGGCAAGTCCTTTGGCTCAAAATGTCAGACCTCCAGCTCCACCAGCCCATTGCAGTGGGTTCATTTACACTGTGCAAAAGGGAGATAGTTTATTTTTAATAGCTCAACGTTTTCAAATACCATTACAACAACTTATAGCAGCTAACCCCCAAATTCCAAATCCTGCACTTATTTTTGTAGGGCAAAGAATTTGTGTTCCAACTAAAAAACCTCATCCACCACACCCACCAATGCCACCCCATCCACCACACCCACCAACTCCTCCACACCCTCCAGAGCCCGTTGCAGTTGAATTTTTAGGATCAGATGGAAAACCATTACCAGTTGTAGAAGGGGGAGTACGATTAGCGAGACATACTATAATTAGAGCTAGGTTCCCAATGCACGTAAATGAAGGATTCTTATTCTTTACCCCTGCAAGTCAACCTTTTAATCAAACAAGGCTTATTGAAGCTAAAAAAGTTCAAAGGACAAATATCATCGAGTTTCATTGGCAAGTTCCAAGTAATATAAGAGGAACAGTATTTGTAATTGGTTGTGAAGGTACTTTCTGCCGCCGTTCTAGAGATTTCAATGTCATTTCTCAATAA
- a CDS encoding MaoC family dehydratase encodes MKGLTIKELKIGDKAFTEKTITETDVYLFGGITGDLNPAHTNEEYAKNTMFKTRIAHGMLNAGLISAVLGMKLPGCGTIYLGQELKFTAPVYIGDTVKAEVEVVEIIEEKNRVKLRTTCTNQKGQMVLDGMATVMPPK; translated from the coding sequence ATGAAAGGTTTAACAATTAAGGAATTAAAAATTGGTGACAAAGCATTTACTGAAAAGACAATTACAGAAACTGATGTTTATCTTTTCGGTGGAATTACAGGGGATTTAAACCCTGCCCATACCAATGAAGAGTATGCAAAAAATACTATGTTTAAAACTAGAATTGCCCATGGTATGCTCAATGCTGGGTTAATTTCTGCTGTATTAGGAATGAAACTTCCAGGATGTGGAACAATATATTTAGGACAAGAATTAAAGTTTACCGCCCCTGTATATATCGGTGACACAGTTAAAGCTGAAGTTGAAGTAGTAGAAATAATTGAAGAAAAAAATAGGGTTAAGTTAAGAACAACTTGTACTAACCAAAAGGGCCAAATGGTACTAGATGGAATGGCTACTGTAATGCCACCTAAATAA
- a CDS encoding coenzyme F420-0:L-glutamate ligase, which translates to MLKANEGKALYREIDGKNYARYAIKTHFITLGEDLDKVIEEYVIPYYQKGDIITLSEKIVALSQGDIIYKKDVKVTLLAKLLSKFVVKNKHCTGLRNEYKMQVAIDIVGPVKILFAAIIAAICKIFRIKGVFYKIIGNGISNLDGFNDEAYDYYADKGIFAPKNPEKVCQKIKEKYDIDSMIVDANDLGVEILASNKEIQDKEDLVRKLLKDNPAGQDREQTPIILIREYAEREVSTSA; encoded by the coding sequence ATGTTAAAAGCTAATGAGGGAAAGGCCCTATATAGAGAAATTGATGGTAAAAATTATGCCAGATATGCTATTAAAACCCATTTTATTACTTTAGGTGAAGATTTAGATAAAGTAATAGAAGAATATGTCATTCCCTACTATCAAAAGGGGGATATTATAACTTTAAGTGAAAAAATAGTAGCCTTAAGTCAAGGAGATATAATATATAAAAAAGACGTAAAAGTTACTCTTTTAGCTAAATTATTATCTAAATTTGTTGTTAAGAATAAACATTGTACAGGGTTGCGTAATGAATATAAAATGCAAGTAGCTATCGATATAGTAGGGCCGGTGAAAATTCTATTTGCAGCTATTATTGCAGCTATCTGCAAGATCTTCCGCATCAAAGGTGTATTTTATAAAATAATTGGTAACGGTATAAGTAATTTAGATGGCTTTAATGATGAAGCTTATGATTATTATGCAGATAAAGGAATTTTTGCCCCTAAAAATCCAGAAAAAGTATGCCAAAAAATTAAAGAGAAATACGATATAGATTCTATGATTGTAGATGCCAATGATTTAGGTGTAGAAATTCTTGCCTCTAATAAAGAAATACAAGATAAAGAAGATCTAGTAAGAAAGTTATTAAAAGATAATCCAGCAGGACAAGATAGAGAACAAACACCTATTATTTTAATTAGGGAATATGCTGAAAGAGAAGTGAGTACAAGTGCATAA
- a CDS encoding cation:proton antiporter: protein MLLSLAIIIIFGSLFYVLFEKIKLPGLLGMLVLGVLMGPYGFNILSPQILLISSELRMIALIIILLRAGLGIKKDTLIKVGRPALLLSFFPGLLEGLTILFLSTIFFNFDFTEGGMLGFIIAAVSPAVVVPSMLKLMNEGKGEKKGIPTLLLAGASIDDVVAITIFTSFLGLYGGSQFNLFIQGQKILVAIFLGIVLGFIFSLILIKIFKKFHIRDTKKVLFLLSAGLILVTMEKEFAEKIEIAGLLGVMVIGFVLLQKIPLVAQRLATKLNKVWVFAELLLFVLVGAEVNIMVAKEAGLLGILLIFTGVLARSIGVFFSLIKSGLNTKEKIFCAIAYSPKATVQAAIGGIPLAMGVPRGEIILALAVLAIVITAPLGAIGIRYAGDYLLE from the coding sequence ATGTTATTAAGTCTTGCTATAATAATTATTTTTGGTTCACTGTTCTATGTTCTTTTTGAAAAAATTAAATTACCAGGCTTATTAGGTATGTTAGTTTTAGGGGTGTTAATGGGACCTTACGGATTTAATATCTTAAGTCCCCAGATCCTTTTAATATCATCTGAACTAAGGATGATTGCCTTAATAATTATTTTGTTAAGGGCAGGGTTAGGAATAAAAAAAGATACATTAATTAAAGTTGGAAGACCTGCTTTACTTTTGAGTTTTTTTCCAGGATTACTGGAAGGGTTGACAATTTTATTTTTAAGTACTATTTTTTTCAATTTCGATTTTACTGAAGGAGGAATGTTAGGTTTTATTATCGCTGCAGTATCTCCCGCAGTGGTTGTCCCTTCTATGTTAAAATTGATGAATGAAGGAAAAGGCGAAAAAAAGGGAATACCAACTCTATTATTAGCAGGGGCCAGTATAGATGATGTAGTTGCTATAACTATCTTTACTTCTTTTTTAGGACTGTATGGAGGAAGTCAATTTAATCTATTTATTCAAGGACAAAAAATTTTAGTTGCTATTTTCTTGGGTATAGTATTAGGATTTATTTTTTCCTTAATTTTGATTAAAATTTTTAAAAAATTTCATATCAGGGATACTAAAAAAGTCCTATTTTTACTGTCAGCAGGTTTAATATTAGTTACTATGGAAAAAGAATTTGCTGAAAAAATAGAGATAGCAGGACTTTTAGGAGTAATGGTAATAGGTTTTGTGTTACTTCAAAAAATCCCATTAGTTGCTCAAAGGTTAGCTACAAAACTTAATAAGGTTTGGGTTTTTGCTGAGCTTTTGCTTTTTGTATTAGTAGGGGCTGAAGTAAATATTATGGTAGCGAAAGAAGCGGGACTTTTGGGGATTTTATTGATATTTACAGGTGTATTAGCAAGAAGTATAGGGGTTTTCTTTTCCTTAATTAAAAGTGGCTTAAACACTAAAGAAAAAATTTTTTGTGCAATTGCCTATAGCCCTAAAGCGACAGTTCAAGCTGCTATTGGAGGAATACCTTTAGCTATGGGAGTTCCAAGGGGAGAAATTATATTAGCATTAGCTGTTTTAGCTATAGTAATTACAGCACCTTTAGGAGCTATCGGTATTAGGTATGCAGGGGATTATCTTTTAGAGTAA
- a CDS encoding sigma-54 interaction domain-containing protein yields MSNKAKGKKLDEIVIDNMLISMMEKIFDPIPVPIILIGKNTEVIMINQIFADFLGYPKEQIIGKKVLDVDRNSRFPYVFKNKKAEIAWKHKFENGHTAIVHRIPVLDENGEVLYGFGMVLFQDVEEFKDIIQKNKLLESELSLYKTQLKEIQGAKYSWENIVGESEKILQAKYLAAKAAQTNSNVLLLGKSGTGKELFAHAIHNASNRSHYPFVKVNCAAIPQELLESELFGYEEGAFTGAKKGGKVGKFELANGGSIFLDEIGDMPFKMQAKLLRVLQEKEVERIGSNSPKSIDVRVIAATNQNLEELVAKGQFREDLYYRLNVMSIYIPSLQERKEDIEILAYKLLEKLSNGMGKYVKKISPKTLEYLRGHNWPGNVRELENVLERAINLTDSDTILPVHLPMYITQRTVTKGEGPLRPLKEIIEETEIEVIKRVLERTKGNKQKTAKILNISRSSLYDKIERYGLE; encoded by the coding sequence ATGAGTAATAAGGCAAAAGGAAAAAAACTCGATGAAATTGTAATTGATAATATGTTGATTTCCATGATGGAAAAAATTTTTGACCCAATACCGGTCCCTATTATATTAATAGGGAAAAATACAGAAGTTATTATGATAAACCAAATATTCGCCGATTTTTTAGGTTATCCTAAAGAACAGATTATTGGCAAAAAAGTTTTAGATGTAGATAGAAATTCCCGCTTTCCCTATGTTTTTAAGAATAAAAAGGCGGAAATTGCTTGGAAACACAAATTTGAAAATGGACATACAGCTATTGTCCACCGGATCCCAGTTTTAGATGAAAATGGGGAAGTTTTATATGGCTTTGGAATGGTTTTATTTCAAGATGTAGAAGAATTCAAAGATATAATTCAAAAAAATAAGTTATTGGAAAGTGAACTTAGTCTTTATAAAACTCAGCTTAAGGAAATACAAGGGGCTAAATATTCTTGGGAAAATATCGTAGGGGAAAGTGAAAAGATCCTTCAGGCAAAATATTTGGCAGCAAAAGCTGCACAAACTAACTCAAATGTTTTGTTATTAGGGAAAAGTGGTACTGGCAAAGAATTATTTGCCCATGCCATTCATAATGCTAGCAACAGAAGTCATTATCCCTTTGTTAAAGTAAACTGTGCTGCTATCCCTCAAGAACTTCTAGAGTCAGAACTTTTTGGCTATGAAGAAGGTGCCTTTACTGGTGCTAAAAAAGGGGGAAAGGTAGGGAAATTTGAACTAGCTAATGGTGGATCTATTTTTTTAGATGAAATTGGAGATATGCCCTTTAAAATGCAGGCAAAACTTTTACGGGTATTACAGGAAAAGGAAGTAGAAAGGATTGGCAGTAATTCTCCTAAATCTATTGATGTAAGGGTAATTGCTGCTACAAATCAAAATTTAGAAGAATTGGTCGCCAAAGGTCAGTTTAGAGAAGACCTCTATTATAGATTAAATGTAATGTCTATCTATATCCCTTCTTTACAGGAAAGAAAGGAAGATATAGAAATATTAGCCTATAAACTTTTAGAAAAACTTTCAAATGGAATGGGAAAATACGTCAAAAAAATTTCCCCTAAAACCTTAGAATATTTAAGGGGACACAATTGGCCTGGAAATGTTAGGGAGTTAGAAAATGTCTTGGAGAGGGCAATAAATTTAACAGATTCAGACACCATTTTACCGGTACACTTACCAATGTACATCACCCAAAGGACTGTTACAAAAGGGGAAGGTCCCCTTCGCCCCTTAAAAGAAATAATAGAAGAAACTGAAATAGAAGTAATTAAAAGGGTTTTAGAAAGGACTAAGGGAAATAAACAAAAAACTGCCAAGATATTAAACATTAGTCGCTCTAGTTTATACGATAAAATAGAAAGATATGGTTTAGAATAG
- a CDS encoding electron transfer flavoprotein subunit beta/FixA family protein: MKIIVCIKQVPDTTEVRLDPKTGTLIREGVPSIINPDDKSGLEAALRLKEEVGAEVTVLTMGPPQAELALREALAMGADKGILLTDRAFAGADTWATSQTLAAAIRKLEYDLIIAGRQAIDGDTAQVGPQIAEHLGLPQVSYVEDLKLDGEYLLVKRIFEDGYQWIKIKKPCLITTLKEMNEPRYMSVGGIFDAYREKEIIKWTLEDIDVDRSNIGLKGSPTKVKKSFTKGVKGKGVIHKDLTPKEAAKVIADKLREKFII; the protein is encoded by the coding sequence ATGAAAATAATCGTTTGTATAAAACAAGTTCCAGATACTACAGAAGTTAGATTAGATCCTAAAACAGGAACCCTTATTAGGGAAGGGGTACCTAGTATTATAAACCCTGATGATAAAAGTGGTTTAGAAGCAGCCTTAAGATTAAAAGAAGAAGTTGGTGCTGAAGTAACAGTTTTAACTATGGGACCACCACAAGCAGAATTAGCTTTAAGGGAAGCTCTGGCAATGGGAGCAGATAAAGGTATCCTTTTAACTGACAGAGCTTTTGCTGGTGCTGATACATGGGCAACTTCCCAAACTCTAGCTGCTGCTATCAGAAAGTTAGAATACGACTTAATTATTGCTGGACGTCAAGCGATAGATGGTGATACTGCTCAAGTAGGTCCACAAATCGCTGAGCATTTAGGTTTACCACAAGTAAGTTATGTGGAAGACTTAAAATTAGATGGCGAATATTTATTAGTTAAAAGAATTTTTGAAGATGGTTACCAATGGATTAAAATTAAAAAGCCTTGCTTAATTACTACATTAAAAGAGATGAATGAACCAAGATACATGTCTGTAGGTGGAATTTTTGATGCTTACAGGGAAAAAGAAATTATTAAATGGACTTTAGAAGATATCGATGTAGATAGATCTAATATCGGATTAAAAGGTTCACCTACAAAGGTTAAAAAATCCTTTACAAAAGGGGTAAAGGGTAAAGGTGTGATTCATAAAGACTTAACACCGAAAGAAGCTGCAAAAGTAATAGCTGATAAGCTTAGAGAAAAATTTATCATCTAA